The Polyangium mundeleinium genome contains the following window.
AGTCCCGAGAAGGCGAAGCCAATGCTTTCGCGGTAGAGCTGCTTCTGCCACAAAAGCTTGTCGAGCCCCGCTGCGACGTGAAGGAGCCCTCTCTTAAACACGCATGCGCGCTTGCAGACACGTTCCAAGTTAGCTTCGTTGCTGCCGCACTGCGATTCGTCGAGCTAACGCCGGAGGCTTGCGCGATCGTGGTTACTGAGAAAGGCCGGGTGAGTTGGTCAATTGGCAATCCTGATTTCGGCCCCACGCCGGCTCGCGGGATGCCCGTTGATTCAGCAACACTTGCGCATGACATTGCCGCGGGTCGCACTGCCCCTGATGAGCCAGAAGAGGTGCGGGCTTCTGCATGGCTTGGTTCTCGTGCACGGGGCGAGCTTGTCGAGCATTCGGTTGCATGGGGCCGCATGAGCTCCGTGACACTGCTCTGGCGCCAAAGCGAGTAGGACGTCGCGACCACCAAGATTTTCCCCGCCCGCGCCTCGTCCGCGGGCTCGGCTCCCCCTGGCACCATTGCACGATTCGTTGCGCCATGGCTCCTCCCTTCCTCCGCGGCTACCGCCCGACCACGCCGAGCCCAAACGCCCCGAGCGCCACGAGCCCGACGAACCCCGTCACGCGCCCGCCGTGACGCGTCCCGAGCTGCACGATCTCGACATCCTCCCCGTAGAAGAACCGCAGGATCGCCTCGCAGTCGAATCCATGCTCCCCGAGCCAATGCGCTCCGTTTTGGCTGAGACACCCTCGATTCCCGGGGTGCGACGTTAAAGCGAGCCGTGTCGGAATGACATCGGCGCCGCTCCGCCCATAGTTATACGTCACGTACTTCTCGGTGCCCGACGCATCGAACCCCCGCGACCCATCCTCCCGCCACGGCGCCCCCGCGACGTGGTTCGCCAGGATCAGCCGTCCCCCATACCGCATGACGAACCCCCTCGTCCGCGCCGCCGCCGCCACGCACTCCTCGTTCGCCCCCCGCGAGAACACCTGGAACACCTCACCATTCTTGACCGGCGTCGTCCGCCCGAGCGTCGGATGATCCCGCATCGCCCGCAGCACGAACGTCCTCGCGGCGATCACGATCGCCGCCTTCGCCTCCGGATGCGCTCGCAAATGCTCGCCCGCGCATACGCGCGGCAGATACTCATCCTCGAGCGAGAGCCACCCCTCCACCGTGAGAATCCGCTCCGGCGCCTCCTCGAACTCCACGTGCGCCACCGGCACCCACACGGGCTCGCGCATCTTCCGCGCCATCTCTCGTTTTCGCTCCCACAGCACGTCAGGCGCCGGCACCGGCAGCCACTTCCGCCACTTCAGCGCCTCGGCCACCGCACCGATCTCGCCCCACTTCAACGCTTTCGCCGTCACCGGCTCCCTGTACAGTCGGCGCAACGCGTCCGGGATCGGCCATCCCGTCCGAGCGACTACCGCCTCGACGGCCTGCAGCTCGGGCGGCGTAATCCGCTGCGACCCCACCGCGAGGGGCCATGCATTCAGAATCTCGGAGCGAAGCCCTACCGGATCCACGATTCCCTCCTTTCAAGATCGCGGTTGCACCGGCTGCGGCTTGGGCCCCTCGGGAAGCCCTTGCCACGGCCACACGATTTCGGTGGACGGCTGGCGCCGACGACTGGCCACGCGCAGCAGGGCGGCCCGCTGACGCAGTGCATTCCCGGCAAGCTCATGCCCGTGCGCCTCGAGATTCCGAGCAGCCTCGATTAGCATGAGGGGGCGCGTCTCGTACTGGAAGTGGACCTGGGCATAGTTTTGCTCTGCCTGGGACATCCCAAGGTCGAACGGCAGCAGAAGGGTGGCCGCACGATCCCGCATTGCCTGCGCAGCGACAGGCAGTTTGGCAGCTTCGTACTCCTTCGCCCACCGCAGGACCTGCCCGAGATCGTAGCTCGCGGCCTTGACCATGAGATCGAGCGCAGCGGTGCCTTGAATGGCTTTCTCATAGTGGAGTCCTGGGTTATTCTGGTAATCCTCGCTCCCAAGCACATCGAGATCGTCAAACCACGGTTCAATGATCAACGATGTCCCCGAAGGCCTCGGTATCCACGGTGACACGATTTCCGGCGCCGGGACCACTCTCCGGCGCGCGATCCGAAGAAGCGCCACTCGATCTCGCAGGACGTTTCCCGCCGCTCCGTAACCCTTGGCCTCGTACTCTTTGGCGGCCTCGACGAGATACGCGGGACGTGTCTCGTCCATCAGGAGCCATCGAACCATGGGTTGCTTGTCTTGCGGCATGTCCAGCGGCACCGTGAGCGCATGCGCGCGGTCACGCAGCGTCTGCGCAGCATAGGCATGCCCCGCTTTCTCGAACGTGTTCACCCAGAAGAGAATCGTCGGGAGATCGTTCAGGCGCTCGATGAATGTTCGGAACGCCATCCGCCAACTTGGATCCATGCCAGGGTCGAGGTGGATCCCAGGCGTGCTCTGATAATAGTCGCTACCGAGCACATCCAAGTTGTCATACCAGCGCTCGTTGGGCAGCCACTTATCCATGCGTACCTCCCGACGATCAAACCGGCTCGTGCGCCACGACGAAGATGCCACACTCCCCCATCGCGGAGCCGCCTGGGTGCAACCACACCCGTGCCTTCGCCCTGCCGTAATCGCTCTCGAAGCGAAACGACCAATGCGCCACGAGGCCCGGGTACCTGGCGACCGCCATGATCTGCCGCTTGTGGACGAGGGGCCCGATGACGACCACGGGCAGATCGGCCTGGATCGGCTCGGGCCCCAACACATCATCCCGCAAGGTAAGCGTGGCAGAGACGCGCCAGCGCGGAGCCGGCTCTTCCCCATCGAGAGGAGGCTGCTCCATGATGATGACGCAATGGTTCGACCGCCCATTGGGGCTCACCTCGACCATGTTCATCGCCTTCTCGCTGTCGATCTCAGCCACGCTCATATCATCACCGTTTCTTCGTTACCGGGACATCACGCCGAAATGGCCTGGGCCCGCTTCGCATGCTCGAAGCTCACGCCATTGAGCGAGAGCTGGATGTAGACACCGATCTCCACCGGCTTGATCGGCGAAGCCATGCCGCCGATTTCGATAGGCTTGATCGGAAATGCGATGTCCTCGTGGACCATGATCACTGCCGAGAACGCGCCCTCCTCGCTCCGCTCGGGGTTGTCCGTGAAGATGTACCCATCGGGCACGGGCAACACGGGCGCCCCGCCGGACGTGCGCGAGAGGCTCTTCACCTTGGTATCCGGCACGTTGCGGAGGTGATCGACGAGCACCTGTCGCGTCGTGCCGTTGCCGCCCGTGCGGCGCTTGTCCCAATTGAAGAACAAGACGCCCGATCGCCGGAGTGCGCGGTAGAGAAGGTTCTCGCCGGAGTAGTCGTGGAAGATCTCCTTCGGCAGGAACGCGCCCGCGTCATCCCACAGCCACGCCCGGCCCGCGAGAACGGATTCGGCCGCGCCGACGTTCGGGATCTGCGCGATGTCGGCCGCGTCGTACCGGACGCGGAGTCCCGCCTCCTGCATCGTGATCGAACGAATGAGGAAGTCCTGCTCGTTGTAGGTCGTCTTCGAGGGGCGCTGCAGGTTGGTGAGGTTCGTCGTCACCTGCCCGGAGACGGTGCCGAGGAACGTGATGTCGTCGCCGACCGCGCGATCGAAGAACCGATACTGTCCCGCCGGGATCCTGCACCACGCATTCTTGGGCGTACCCTCGCAGATGCAACGGATCTCGGTCACGGCGTAATAATGGCCCTCCTGCCGCACGACGAACGGCTCCTTCTTGTTCTTCCACTTGTCGAAGAGCTGCTTCGTCCCAGCCTGGGGCGGCACCATGTTCGGCGGGAGCTGCAACCTCGGCACCGGCGCGCGTTTCTTCACCTTGGCCTGCACCTTCTTCGCTCCGACGCGCTGCCCGCGCTGGCGCGCACGCATTTGCAGCGCGCGCGCTTCCTCGAGCGAAATCTGGTGACGGCCTCGGCGCTGAAGCGCGCGTATGTCGCCGGTATCGCCCTCCTCCGCGTCGAGCTCGGCGCCAGCGACGTCGTCGTCGAGGTCATCGGGGCCGGCGGTGTCGTCGAAGTCGGGATCGTCGTCCGGAGCCGCGGTTTCGTTCTCCGCGTCCATGCGGTCGAAGATATCGAGAACGCTCTGCACCTTCCCTGGGTCGATGTTATGCGTCATGATGCTTCCTCCTTTGCTGTTCACGCTGCACGTCGCGCAGCGGACGATTGAATGACGCGGTTCACGAACTCGTTGACGGTCCCTGCCTGTGCGCGCGAGAGGCGCACGTACTGCCCATCGGGCGCCTGAACCCAGAGGCCACCGTCGGGCAGCTGGCCCATGGGCGGCGGGCTGCCCATGGCGAATGGCGCGCCCGTCTCCTTCTTCGGCGCGAACTGCTGCTTCGGGACCTGCTGCTGCGCGGGCTGGGCCTGCGCGGCCTTCGACTGCGCCGCATACCCGAGCGCGAAGAGCGCGCCGCCCACGGCGAGCACCGCCGTCGCGTATGGATTGCCGCGCCTGCGCAGCATGTATCCGATGACGAGCACCGCCATCGGCACGAGCCACCAATGGTCCTTGGCCTCCTTGCTGTTTTTGAGGTCGTCGAGGTTCGCGAGCAAAGCGACGACGGCGCCAGCACCGGCCATGTACAGAATGCCCTTGCCAGCCTCTCGCATCATCGATCGACGTCTGTATTTCAGGCGAGGCAGCCGGGCGCGGGGCACCGCGACCATGCTGCGGTCCACGCGGACAATGTTCCTCGTTCGTTTTGCCATGTGGTCATGACCTCCGTTGTTGGGGTTGGTTCAGGAAGTACATCGCGAGGAGAATGATGCCGGCCAACGGCAGAATGGACGTCGCCGCGGACCGTACGAATTCAGTGGCCCCCGCGAACGGCGTCGGCAGGGGCTTGCGTTGCAACGTCGCCAGGCGTCGCTGCGTATCTTCGAGCGAGTGCAGGAGTGCGCGCTCGGTCTCGTCGAAGGGCAGTTCGTGTCCAGCAATTCGCTCCCGTTCGACGTGGAGCGAGAGCACTTCGAGCACCCTTGCCTGCGTTGCGAGCATTCGTTTGGTGACCTCGTCGTTGAAGTTCACGGCGTGGATGGCCTCGACGCCCATGCTGCCGAGGTAGGCCGCAGCCACGGCGCACGCGGTCACGAGTACGACGACGAGGGCGGGCGCCAGTCCCGTTTCCACAACGCCGACCGCGGGTAAAGCCCCCTCTGTCACCACATCCGATTGCACGCGCACATTTCCGGGCACAAGGAGGACGAGGGTCCGCGCAACCGCCGATCCCGCGGCATTGCGCTCCTGTGAGCTGAAAAGGTGAGCACCGAGCTCACCGAGCGGCAAGTCGCTCGACGTGAGCGGAGCGACGCGAAGGGAAAGCAGGACGAACGCTCGAAACTGGCGCTTCCGCGTCGCGGCATCGAGCTCCATCCACGTCCCAGCCTTTGCGGTCTCGAGCGCTGCCATCGTCACATGGGGCAGATTCTGGTCTCGATGAATCCAGCGAAAGAGAGCGGGGACCGGCGCCGGCATGCCAGGCTGCGGCGCAGGCGCAGGGGCATCACCTTGCGGCTTGGACTCCTGCGCCTTTTGCCACCATCTCCACCACCACGAGGGAGGAAAGAACAACAGCATGACGACACCGGTCCCCTATTCGATCACGTGAACGCCAGGCCGGCTCCCACCAGGGCGAGCATCGGCATCAAGGACGAATCGTTCCCCGCAGTTTGCACATTGCCGTCCGCCGGATTTTCGGGGTACGTCCAGATCGGCGGCTGCTCCTCGGTGTCCACCGGTGACGGCGGAAACCACGGTACCGGAGCCGGCACGGGCGCCGGGTACGGTACCGGGGCCGGCATCGGCGCGGGCACCTGCTGCTGACCAGGCGGCACCGCCTTCAGGTACTGCGAGCGGCTGCGAAGCGCCTGTGCAGCCATGGGATAACCCATGGCCTCATATACGTTCGCTGCCCAGTCGAGAGAATCCGCGCGGGTCTCGTTTTGGAGAATGCTCCGAACGATCTGCCGCAGGTCCTCCGGCATGTGCGAATCGAGAATCGCCGCGAGTGCGACGGCTCTAGCGCGGCATGCTTGTCCGGCCAACGGATAACCCATGGCGTCGTACATGTTCGCGGCCATGATGAGGGCCTCGACGCGCGTCTCGTTCTGCAGGATATGGCTGAGGATTTGCCGTTGATCTTCGGGCATGTGCGCGTCGAAGGGCGGGAGGGCCGAGCTCGTCGCCGTCGGCGCCGTTGGCGCGGGCGTGGGCGCGGGCGCCTGGGTCTTCGAGATGCTCGGGATGTGGGGCATCGCGAACCACGGCGGCAGATTCGGAAACGGAAACGGCAGCGGCACCGGAGCCTGCTGCTGCGGGACCGGTTGCTGTTGCTGCTGCGGAGCCGGTTGTTGCTGCTGCGGGGCCGGCTGCTGCGGCTGATAGCCCCACGGCCATCCCCATGGCCAACCGTAGGGCCATTGCGGCTGCTGCGGGGCCTGTTGCGGCGCCGGTTGTTGCTGCTGAGGTGCCGGCTGTTGTTGCTGCTGGGGGACCGGCTGTTGCTGCTGGGGGACCGGCTGTTGCTGCGGCGCCGTTTGCCCGGGAATCGGAAGTGGTGGCCACGGGACATTGGACGGCCATCCCGGGGGCGGCGACTGCGGGAACGGGTACTGCGGCGCCGTCTGGCTCGGCTGCTGTTGTGGAGCCGGCTGTTGCTGCGGAACGGGCTGTTGCTGCGGAGCCGGCTGTTGCTGCGGCGCCGTTTGGCCCGGAACCGGGAAGGGAGGCCACGGGAGATTGGGCGGCCACCCCGGCGGGGGGGACTGCGGGAACGGGTACTGCTGCGTGGTTTGGCCCGGCTGCGGCGGCGACGGCACCTGCATGCCCGGAATCTGCGGATAGTTGGCCGCGACTTGCTCGGCTTCCTTGATCGCAGCCATCGTGTCGTTATCGAGCGTGCCATCCATGCGGAGCGGTCGAAGCGGCCGCTCGCGATTCCACCAGAGCTGGAACGATTGCACTGCCTGCACGGTGCGCGGCGTCATCGTCGAGGTGAAATCGTAGGTGTTACCGAAATCGCTCGGATTGATCGCCGCTGGGTTCCGCCGCCCCCAGCGCGACAGCATGAGCTGCACCTGGAGGATCGCGCCCGGATCCATCGTTGAATTCTGCCCCGGGCCGGGGAGGCCCGGGCTCGGTGCCGGAGCCGGGAGCTGCGGCGTCGAGGACGACGAAGGAGATTGCGAGGCCGGCGCGCTCTGCGACGGAGGCGCCGCGCCGCTGACCGGAACCGCCAGCGGATTCTCGGGCCAGTCGTCGGGAACGCCGAGCTCCTCGCCCGCGTGGAGCGACACGAAGTTGCCGTTCTTGACGGGCTTCTGTGGATTTGCCGCGCGGAGCTCGGAGAACCACTTCGGCCTGGCGCTCGCGCCGAGCTTCTTCGCGATGGAGAACGGCGAATCGCCCTGCTGGACGACGTACTTGCGCGCCGTCGCCAGCGCGCCCGTCTCACGGTCGTAAACGAGCCACCCCGGCGGGATGTTCCACACCGGCGACGACTCCTGTTTGCCCGGGTTCGCCGCGAGCAACTCGGCGACGCGCTCGACCTGTCCGGTGAGCTTCTTCGTGATTCCGTGCGGCGTTTCTCCGGGCAACGCGTGATACGTGCCTGTCGAGGGATCGACGCCGGAGACGTCACGTGCGACGCTCACCGTGCCGGAGGCGAGACGCAGGAGGCGCGGATCCAGGCTCTTGACGGCCGGAACGTCGCGGACGAGCGTCTCCATGTATTCGCGCGGCAGCGGCGTGACCGAGGTATGCCGCATGGGGCGCGGCCTCGGATCCGGAGCCGCGGTTTCGTTGTATTCCTCGTCGAACGTGTCGAAGACGGGCGGCTCGGCCCTGCGTTCCTGCTCGAGCTGCGGGGCCATCATTGGAAACGTGATCCGCGGTCGAGAGGGCGGCGGAAGCTGCGAAGGCGCGCGCGACGACGGAGGCGGAAGGCCCTGCGTCGGCAAGGTGCCTGCGGCGCGTCGGCGCCGGTACTCGGCAGGCCGATAGACGCGGAGCGAAGCCTCCTCGGCATATGCCGGGTTTCCCGTGCGCCTCGTCATCTCCTGACCATTTGCGAGAATCCGCTGCTCGTTTCGCGAAGGCCGCTTCGGGCCTCGCGACGCCGGACCAGCTCGCGTCGTCTGCACTTTCACGATGCGCTCGACGCCGCCGCCGACCACCTTTCCGAGTCCCGCGCCGATCGCCGTGCCAGCGGGACCGACGAGGCTTCCAAGCCCCGCGCCCGCGAGCGAACCCAGGCTCTCCCCGAGGCTGCCGCCCCCGGGCGAACCGTTGTTACTGCCTCCACCGCCGAAGAGCGATGCGAGCGTGTCCATGAAGTCGCCAGTGTCTTCGGCTGGCGCCTCTCCTTCGCCTTCCGGGTTGCCGGTTTCCCAGCCCCCGGAATCGTATGACAACGTGATGGCTTTCATCCCGTGCCTCCTTTGCGTTGTTGCGGTTTGTGTTCGTCGCGAGATGCGACCTCCTCGGTAGTCATGGGCCGCCGAGAGACCACGCGGGGACCTGGCGTCCACCTGCATTGTGTCACCTCGATGCAATCCGAATTCACGGTTGCCACGGCGTCGAAGATCTGTGCGAGCTCAGGCCTCTGGTCGGCGTACGACAGCACGAAGCCCGTATCCGGCCTCATCGCGAGTTGCTCGACCAACGCTTCTTGTTCGGTAGGGCCGGATGCCCAACGCTCGAGCGAGTCGACGACGACAATAGCTCCACGGCGCATTTCGTTGTTCAGCACCTCCCGCCAGATGGTAGTTGGGTCGCAATCCTCGACCGGATTTACGACGCCGAACCGCGAAAAGCCGAAGGGTATATGGTCGACGAGCCCGAAGATGGCAGAGGGGTTGCGTGCCGCATCCAACCAGTACGCGCCCTGACGCAGCGCCGGGACCATCTTGACGATGAGCTCTGCGCAAAGCATCGCCATGCCCGTTTCGGGACGGCCGAGGATGAGCATCTTCGATCCCGGAACGAATCCGCCGAGTGCCTGGGCGAGGAGCGAGTTGATGCGGAGGGGCTGCAGACGGGTGTTCATCCGGCACCTTCCTCCATCGCCATGACAGGCCGAGGCACGACGCGGGGACAGAGCGTCCACCGGCATTTCGTGACCTCGATGCACTTCGGCTTCACGATGGCCGTGGCGTCGACGTCGTACTCATTGCCGATGCGGCCCGCGAACTGCCCTGCCTTGTTGAAGTGTGAGACAACGAGCACCGTGTGCGGCATGGCAGAGAGCTGCTCGAGCAGCAGCGTTTGCTCCGCGACGCTCGTAGCCCAGCGCTGGAGCGAATCGATGATCACCACCGCGGCATAGGACGGAATCGCCTGCAGGGCTTCACGCCAGCCGATCTTCGCCCCGGCTTTCTGCCGGCGGCCCACGAGCTTGATCCGGCTCGAGGACGAACCGGTCCGCTGGAAAAGCTCCTGGACGAGCGTCTTGTTTTGCTCGCCGTCGAGCCAGTAGCCCTCCCCGTCGAGCTCCTCGGCGATCTGCGATGCGAGCTCCGCGCAGAGCGTCGATTTCCCCGCGCCCGGCGAACCGCCCACGAGGATTTTCAAGCCGAGGACCACGCCGCCAAGTGCCTCGGAAAGCACGGAGGAAAACTTCATGGGACGCAACCGCTCGAACGACACGTCGAGGGAGTCGACCACGATGCCGGCCGGGGGCTCGTGCGGCTCGAGCTCCCAGCTGGACGCGCCGCACGAGCAGAACCCACCGCAAATTCGCGGCCTGCGGCGATGGCAGATGACACATCGAAGCGGCGGTAGGTACTTCTTCATGGCGTCACCAGTAGTTCGTGATGGCCGTCGACGACGGCGGGATGCGGTCGATCGACGAATTGAGGATCGTCGGATCAACACGGCGCCACCGCCCGTTTACCCACACCTCGGCGAGGATGTGCGGGAAGTCCTGCGCGGGCCGCACGCAATGCTCACGGGCGGGCACGCCGCTCGCACGGCAGAGCGCCACGAAGACACGCGCCTTCGCGTCGCAGTCGCCATATCCCCGCAGGAGTGTGACGGCCGAGTCCTCGAGCACTTCACGACGCGGATCGCGCACATAGTCGATTGCATACTGGCAGAACTTGAGGATCGCAGCTGGGCGCTCGACGAGCGGCAACTTGCGGAATACGGCAGCCCAGCGCTGTACCTCCGGCAAGCGGAGATCCGCCACGCTTCCCGCCGCCATGAACCTGGCTTTCTCCAGGTTCGAGGGAAAGTGGACCACGCCGACGCGGATCACGATTCACCTCCCACCGCACGCTTGAGGAAGGTCAGCGCCTGCTCCTGCGCTTCTTCCGCCGTCAGCTCGCCCTTGCTGGCAGCGTCGTGAATCGACTTGAACTTCGGATGGCTCGTGATCGATTGTGCGATGGGCGAGCCCATTGCCTCCCTGACGGTTTGCTCGAAGTCGGACGGCAGTCCGTTCGGGATCGACGCCAATGCGGTTGAGAGGAGCTGCGACGGGTCATCCGAACGAGCACCGGGCGTTTCGCCAACCCGACCCCACGGCTGCAGGCCACGCGGCACGAACTGCGGCGAGGGCGCCTGGGTGGTGACCGGAGGCGGCGGATACGTGTCGTTCACCGGGTGCGCGGCCGGCTGCGGCTGCGAATACGCCGCCGGCGGCGGGGCCAACTGCACGACGGGCGGCGCCTGGGGGTACGCAGGCGGCGCGGGCGGCGCGGCGGGCTGCGGCTGCGCGACGGGTTGCGGCTGGGGATAAGCCACCGCCGGCACCTGCTGCGCGACGGCCTGCCGGGGCGCGGGCGGCGCGAACGGCTGCTGGGGCGTGGGTTGCGCGAACGGCTGCTGGGCCGCGGGCTGCGCGAACGGCTGCGGGGGCTGCGCGAACGGCTGCTGGGGCGCGGGCGGCGCGGGCGGCGCGGGCGTGGCGACGCGCTGCTGTTGCTGGACGGCTTGCACGGTGGCCGGATCCACCACTCTGCAGTGCCCGACTCCGGGCACGAACACGTAAACCGCGCCCGTCGCCGGATCGAATACCGGCGGTTGCGGAGCCGGCTCGGGAGCCGGCGCAGGCCGCGGCGCGGGCGGTTGCGGGGCCTGCGGTTCCGCACGCCTCGATTTCATGAGGTCGACAAGACCGGTCAAGAGCGGGGCCAGGGTCGCCAAGGACAACTCGTCGCCCTTCTCCCCGCCACCCTGCACCTTCGCGTCCTTCATCGCCTCGAATGCCTCCTTCCACGGACCCGAGTCTTCGCGGGGCGTGGGGGGCTGCACGCTCTTCGTGAACTCGAAGATCTCGCGCGCCTGCTCCAATCCATTGGGCCGTTCCGTCGCGAGCTTCAGGAGCGACTGCTGATATTGAAGCTGAGCAACCTCGACTTGCGCTCGGGCTTGAACTTCAGCCGCTCGAGTCTT
Protein-coding sequences here:
- a CDS encoding AAA family ATPase, with the protein product MKKYLPPLRCVICHRRRPRICGGFCSCGASSWELEPHEPPAGIVVDSLDVSFERLRPMKFSSVLSEALGGVVLGLKILVGGSPGAGKSTLCAELASQIAEELDGEGYWLDGEQNKTLVQELFQRTGSSSSRIKLVGRRQKAGAKIGWREALQAIPSYAAVVIIDSLQRWATSVAEQTLLLEQLSAMPHTVLVVSHFNKAGQFAGRIGNEYDVDATAIVKPKCIEVTKCRWTLCPRVVPRPVMAMEEGAG
- a CDS encoding LysM peptidoglycan-binding domain-containing protein; the encoded protein is METLVRDVPAVKSLDPRLLRLASGTVSVARDVSGVDPSTGTYHALPGETPHGITKKLTGQVERVAELLAANPGKQESSPVWNIPPGWLVYDRETGALATARKYVVQQGDSPFSIAKKLGASARPKWFSELRAANPQKPVKNGNFVSLHAGEELGVPDDWPENPLAVPVSGAAPPSQSAPASQSPSSSSTPQLPAPAPSPGLPGPGQNSTMDPGAILQVQLMLSRWGRRNPAAINPSDFGNTYDFTSTMTPRTVQAVQSFQLWWNRERPLRPLRMDGTLDNDTMAAIKEAEQVAANYPQIPGMQVPSPPQPGQTTQQYPFPQSPPPGWPPNLPWPPFPVPGQTAPQQQPAPQQQPVPQQQPAPQQQPSQTAPQYPFPQSPPPGWPSNVPWPPLPIPGQTAPQQQPVPQQQQPVPQQQQQPAPQQQQPAPQQAPQQPQWPYGWPWGWPWGYQPQQPAPQQQQPAPQQQQQPVPQQQAPVPLPFPFPNLPPWFAMPHIPSISKTQAPAPTPAPTAPTATSSALPPFDAHMPEDQRQILSHILQNETRVEALIMAANMYDAMGYPLAGQACRARAVALAAILDSHMPEDLRQIVRSILQNETRADSLDWAANVYEAMGYPMAAQALRSRSQYLKAVPPGQQQVPAPMPAPVPYPAPVPAPVPWFPPSPVDTEEQPPIWTYPENPADGNVQTAGNDSSLMPMLALVGAGLAFT
- a CDS encoding transglutaminase-like domain-containing protein → MIRVGVVHFPSNLEKARFMAAGSVADLRLPEVQRWAAVFRKLPLVERPAAILKFCQYAIDYVRDPRREVLEDSAVTLLRGYGDCDAKARVFVALCRASGVPAREHCVRPAQDFPHILAEVWVNGRWRRVDPTILNSSIDRIPPSSTAITNYW
- a CDS encoding ImmA/IrrE family metallo-endopeptidase, which codes for MTRRVERAVGAAKARVVAAELKLTTPLLASIDTIAYMRGAIVMDRPMDGALARLVKANNGAIIAASSKLTGGQRRFAIAHELGHHELHAGNDALDLCTGEDLQARDQSREGEANAFAVELLLPQKLVEPRCDVKEPSLKHACALADTFQVSFVAAALRFVELTPEACAIVVTEKGRVSWSIGNPDFGPTPARGMPVDSATLAHDIAAGRTAPDEPEEVRASAWLGSRARGELVEHSVAWGRMSSVTLLWRQSE